In one Oscillospiraceae bacterium genomic region, the following are encoded:
- a CDS encoding DNA-binding response regulator: protein MNLIRVLIVEDDVDFRYLIERAVTAQSDMEAVGCCGSRLEAVAAAQAERPDLVLMDLNLSSTGLDGVEAAREIRLATDAKVIILTAFDDPDTVIRASVRAFASGYVFKSQFSTLIPTIRATARGHTPQEYLILTAILAPLSPAERAVFDGMMGKKAESRSSAKTIANQKTGIFRKLGLKNQKELNHIFRPLAP from the coding sequence GTGAATCTCATCCGGGTTCTGATTGTGGAGGATGACGTGGACTTCCGCTATCTCATTGAACGGGCCGTGACGGCCCAGAGCGACATGGAGGCGGTGGGCTGCTGCGGAAGCCGCTTGGAGGCGGTGGCGGCCGCCCAGGCGGAGCGGCCCGACCTGGTGCTGATGGATTTGAACCTGTCCTCCACGGGGCTGGACGGCGTGGAGGCCGCGCGGGAAATTCGTCTGGCCACCGACGCCAAGGTAATTATCCTCACGGCCTTCGACGACCCGGACACCGTAATCCGGGCCAGCGTCCGGGCGTTTGCGTCCGGGTACGTGTTCAAAAGCCAGTTCAGCACGCTCATTCCGACCATCCGCGCCACCGCCCGGGGGCACACGCCCCAGGAGTATCTGATCCTCACCGCCATCCTGGCGCCCCTCTCTCCCGCCGAGCGGGCCGTCTTTGACGGGATGATGGGGAAAAAGGCCGAGTCGCGCTCCTCAGCCAAGACCATCGCCAACCAAAAGACGGGGATTTTCCGAAAACTGGGGCTCAAGAACCAAAAGGAGCTGAACCATATTTTCCGCCCCCTTGCCCCGTAG